A region of Periplaneta americana isolate PAMFEO1 chromosome 16, P.americana_PAMFEO1_priV1, whole genome shotgun sequence DNA encodes the following proteins:
- the LOC138716330 gene encoding ribonuclease ZC3H12A-like isoform X2, which translates to MDELGHHPCIRVRRKNVRLVLENAEKIRGLFAVRLLEKTGQRQDVSKLGFVYLSLEPEQNEEKSSISDVVPQVQSYVDTLCNTEREDRASCGGEDSSYDSDYEADDLASHHDVSRTASDTLGAEFAEYVSGPQQTPSQPPQQGSAGYAARVEFGLKLGYTEPLVQAALQKLGPNPGQNELLEELIKLGAQAPRPQDLAPDGADESDPSVDVLTDDALSVRLRPVVIDGSNVAMSHGNKEVFSCRGIKLCVDWFRARGHKEITVFVPKWRKEAARPDNPVTDQEILTELERDRCLVFTPSRLVGGKRMVCYDDRYILKLASEVDGIVVSNDNYRDLAQESPEFRKVVEERILMYSFVNDRFMPPDDPLGRSGPTLDNFLRIQPRRGDPPPPCPYGKKCTYGNKCKFHHPERGPLPHKSVTERLVEHAQRQREARGIHSRDSSPGNQLKNKSLSLPLPSSPPSEQDSVKQPLRKTPLARTKSNVPSISVPSEGEKQAKSSVPKSCSVENVAEGALGYYRTPQQMATPHPSFGLWNATVGSEQPWPQYGTGTNMVYSDQGSHVTVAKRLSDPESSPGHVDVSVNLHRKLQRQLTLNPASDPRLYQMRQYLVPSPSQPHPTHRPVTRHSSGGDAQYGPSAAAVPAGWEHRHIHQNVTRIASAPDSYRPWPPAPPPHPGRHMHRLGSTSDPQLNLCAPPNEAALLTEPFDASLWPPATTAPPPSVLWPPQTSHMPPPPAHPPFSTNAEDARRRLHYHLASIFPEEQVQKAMQLYPEETNPQKICAAILAMFPKP; encoded by the exons AGCTATGTGGACACACTGTGCAACACCGAACGAGAGGACAGAGCATCTTGTGGGGGTGAAGACTCAAGTTACGACTCAGATTATGAGGCTGATGACTTGGCATCACACCATGACGTGAGTCGCACAGCATCGGATACTCTTGGAGCAGAGTTTGCAGAATATGTTTCTGGCCCTCAACAAACACCGTCCCAGCCGCCCCAACAAGGTTCTGCAG gaTATGCTGCAAGAGTTGAGTTTGGGCTCAAATTGGGATACACAGAACCTCTTGTTCAAGCAGCTTTGCAGAAACTTGGCCCTAATCCCGGCCAAAATGAACTCCTGGAAGAGCTAATCAAGCTTGGTGCTCAGGCTCCACGACCACAAGATCTTGCACCCGATGGAGCTGATGAGTCTGACCCTTCCGTGGACGTTCTGACAGATGATGCTCTCAGTGTCCGTCTCCGCCCTGTTGTCATCGATGGGAGTAATGTTGCCATGAG cCATGGCAACAAAGAAGTTTTCTCCTGTCGAGGAATTAAATTGTGTGTTGATTGGTTTCGAGCCAGAGGTCATAAGGAAATTACTGTTTTCGTTCCAAAATGGCGTAAGGAAGCAGCAAGACCAGACAATCCTGTCACGG ACCAAGAAATACTAACTGAATTAGAAAGAGATCGCTGCCTGGTATTCACTCCATCTCGATTGGTTGGTGGTAAGAGAATGGTTTGCTATGATGACCGATATATACTTAAATTGGCTTCAGAAGTAGATGGCATCGTTGTGTCAAACGACAATTACCGAGACCTTGCACAGGAGAGCCCAGAGTTCAGGAAAGTTGTGGAGGAGAGGATACTTATGTACTCATTTGTTAATGACAG GTTCATGCCTCCTGACGACCCATTGGGAAGATCTGGACCTACATTGGACAATTTTTTGCGCATTCAACCACGAAGAGGCGATCCTCCGCCTCCTTGTCCGTACGGAAAAAAGTGTACATATGGGAACAAATGTAAATTTCACCATCCAGAGCGTGGACCACTTCCACACAAGTCTGTGACTGAACGTCTCGTGGAACATGCACAGCGACAGCGAGAAGCTAGGGGAATCCACAGCCGTGACTCAAGTCCAG GTAACCAACTGAAGAATAAATCTCTGAGCCTGCCACTGCCATCATCACCTCCCTCAGAGCAAGATTCAGTAAAACAACCACTCAGGAAGACCCCACTTGCACGCACCAAGTCAAATGTCCCCAGCATCTCCGTGCCGTCAGAAGGAGAAAAGCAAGCAAAATCTAGTGTGCCGAAGAGTTGTAGTGTTGAAAACGTAGCAGAGGGTGCTCTGGGTTACTACCGCACTCCACAACAGATGGCAACACCACATCCAAGCTTTGGACTGTGGAATGCTACTGTGGGCTCGGAACAGCCGTGGCCACAATACGGGACAGGGACTAACATGGTGTATAGTGATCAGGGGAGTCATGTAACTGTAGCAAAACGCCTGTCAGATCCCGAGAGTTCCCCAGGACACGTGGATGTGAGTGTAAACTTGCACCGCAAGCTCCAGCGCCAGCTGACTCTTAATCCTGCTAGTGACCCTCGATTGTATCAGATGCGACAGTACCTGGTTCCCTCACCTTCTCAGCCCCATCCCACACACCGTCCTGTGACACGACACAGCAGTGGTGGCGATGCTCAGTACGGACCTTCAGCAGCTGCCGTTCCAGCAGGATGGGAACACCGTCACATACATCAGAATGTGACACGTATAGCCTCCGCCCCAGATTCCTATCGGCCTTGGCCACCAGCTCCTCCACCGCATCCGGGAAGACACATGCATCGACTAGGCAGCACATCTGATCCTCAGCTGAACCTGTGTGCACCTCCAAACGAAGCAGCACTCCTCACCGAGCCCTTTGATGCTTCACTATGGCCCCCGGCCACGACAGCCCCTCCACCTTCTGTACTTTGGCCTCCTCAAACTTCGCACATGCCGCCTCCACCAGCACATCCTCCATTCTCAACAAATGCAGAGGATGCAAGGAGGAGACTACATTATCACCTGGCTTCCATCTTTCCCGAGGAGCAGGTGCAGAAGGCTATGCAGTTATATCCAGAAGAGACTAATCCGCAAAAAATATGTGCTGCAATACTGGCCATGTTTCCAAAACCGTAG
- the LOC138716330 gene encoding ribonuclease ZC3H12A-like isoform X3, translating to MLVQCGVSDISNETGGRSSRSCFGRLQQSNSGEFFQMVVVLNQCSKERDSSTPISSYVDTLCNTEREDRASCGGEDSSYDSDYEADDLASHHDVSRTASDTLGAEFAEYVSGPQQTPSQPPQQGSAGYAARVEFGLKLGYTEPLVQAALQKLGPNPGQNELLEELIKLGAQAPRPQDLAPDGADESDPSVDVLTDDALSVRLRPVVIDGSNVAMSHGNKEVFSCRGIKLCVDWFRARGHKEITVFVPKWRKEAARPDNPVTDQEILTELERDRCLVFTPSRLVGGKRMVCYDDRYILKLASEVDGIVVSNDNYRDLAQESPEFRKVVEERILMYSFVNDRFMPPDDPLGRSGPTLDNFLRIQPRRGDPPPPCPYGKKCTYGNKCKFHHPERGPLPHKSVTERLVEHAQRQREARGIHSRDSSPGNQLKNKSLSLPLPSSPPSEQDSVKQPLRKTPLARTKSNVPSISVPSEGEKQAKSSVPKSCSVENVAEGALGYYRTPQQMATPHPSFGLWNATVGSEQPWPQYGTGTNMVYSDQGSHVTVAKRLSDPESSPGHVDVSVNLHRKLQRQLTLNPASDPRLYQMRQYLVPSPSQPHPTHRPVTRHSSGGDAQYGPSAAAVPAGWEHRHIHQNVTRIASAPDSYRPWPPAPPPHPGRHMHRLGSTSDPQLNLCAPPNEAALLTEPFDASLWPPATTAPPPSVLWPPQTSHMPPPPAHPPFSTNAEDARRRLHYHLASIFPEEQVQKAMQLYPEETNPQKICAAILAMFPKP from the exons AGCTATGTGGACACACTGTGCAACACCGAACGAGAGGACAGAGCATCTTGTGGGGGTGAAGACTCAAGTTACGACTCAGATTATGAGGCTGATGACTTGGCATCACACCATGACGTGAGTCGCACAGCATCGGATACTCTTGGAGCAGAGTTTGCAGAATATGTTTCTGGCCCTCAACAAACACCGTCCCAGCCGCCCCAACAAGGTTCTGCAG gaTATGCTGCAAGAGTTGAGTTTGGGCTCAAATTGGGATACACAGAACCTCTTGTTCAAGCAGCTTTGCAGAAACTTGGCCCTAATCCCGGCCAAAATGAACTCCTGGAAGAGCTAATCAAGCTTGGTGCTCAGGCTCCACGACCACAAGATCTTGCACCCGATGGAGCTGATGAGTCTGACCCTTCCGTGGACGTTCTGACAGATGATGCTCTCAGTGTCCGTCTCCGCCCTGTTGTCATCGATGGGAGTAATGTTGCCATGAG cCATGGCAACAAAGAAGTTTTCTCCTGTCGAGGAATTAAATTGTGTGTTGATTGGTTTCGAGCCAGAGGTCATAAGGAAATTACTGTTTTCGTTCCAAAATGGCGTAAGGAAGCAGCAAGACCAGACAATCCTGTCACGG ACCAAGAAATACTAACTGAATTAGAAAGAGATCGCTGCCTGGTATTCACTCCATCTCGATTGGTTGGTGGTAAGAGAATGGTTTGCTATGATGACCGATATATACTTAAATTGGCTTCAGAAGTAGATGGCATCGTTGTGTCAAACGACAATTACCGAGACCTTGCACAGGAGAGCCCAGAGTTCAGGAAAGTTGTGGAGGAGAGGATACTTATGTACTCATTTGTTAATGACAG GTTCATGCCTCCTGACGACCCATTGGGAAGATCTGGACCTACATTGGACAATTTTTTGCGCATTCAACCACGAAGAGGCGATCCTCCGCCTCCTTGTCCGTACGGAAAAAAGTGTACATATGGGAACAAATGTAAATTTCACCATCCAGAGCGTGGACCACTTCCACACAAGTCTGTGACTGAACGTCTCGTGGAACATGCACAGCGACAGCGAGAAGCTAGGGGAATCCACAGCCGTGACTCAAGTCCAG GTAACCAACTGAAGAATAAATCTCTGAGCCTGCCACTGCCATCATCACCTCCCTCAGAGCAAGATTCAGTAAAACAACCACTCAGGAAGACCCCACTTGCACGCACCAAGTCAAATGTCCCCAGCATCTCCGTGCCGTCAGAAGGAGAAAAGCAAGCAAAATCTAGTGTGCCGAAGAGTTGTAGTGTTGAAAACGTAGCAGAGGGTGCTCTGGGTTACTACCGCACTCCACAACAGATGGCAACACCACATCCAAGCTTTGGACTGTGGAATGCTACTGTGGGCTCGGAACAGCCGTGGCCACAATACGGGACAGGGACTAACATGGTGTATAGTGATCAGGGGAGTCATGTAACTGTAGCAAAACGCCTGTCAGATCCCGAGAGTTCCCCAGGACACGTGGATGTGAGTGTAAACTTGCACCGCAAGCTCCAGCGCCAGCTGACTCTTAATCCTGCTAGTGACCCTCGATTGTATCAGATGCGACAGTACCTGGTTCCCTCACCTTCTCAGCCCCATCCCACACACCGTCCTGTGACACGACACAGCAGTGGTGGCGATGCTCAGTACGGACCTTCAGCAGCTGCCGTTCCAGCAGGATGGGAACACCGTCACATACATCAGAATGTGACACGTATAGCCTCCGCCCCAGATTCCTATCGGCCTTGGCCACCAGCTCCTCCACCGCATCCGGGAAGACACATGCATCGACTAGGCAGCACATCTGATCCTCAGCTGAACCTGTGTGCACCTCCAAACGAAGCAGCACTCCTCACCGAGCCCTTTGATGCTTCACTATGGCCCCCGGCCACGACAGCCCCTCCACCTTCTGTACTTTGGCCTCCTCAAACTTCGCACATGCCGCCTCCACCAGCACATCCTCCATTCTCAACAAATGCAGAGGATGCAAGGAGGAGACTACATTATCACCTGGCTTCCATCTTTCCCGAGGAGCAGGTGCAGAAGGCTATGCAGTTATATCCAGAAGAGACTAATCCGCAAAAAATATGTGCTGCAATACTGGCCATGTTTCCAAAACCGTAG